From the Winogradskyella forsetii genome, the window TGGTGTATTTAAAGTCTCTCGTAAAGATTCTGTTATGTCTCAACTAAAGAGCTTAAATCTCACACCAGAAGATTTTGATTTTATTGCCTTGTCGCACACACACTTCGACCATACAGGTTCGGCTTCAAAATTTGCCGATGCCACGTGGTTGGTTCAAGCAAGTGAATACGATTTTATCACTAGTGAAGAACAGAAAAAAGGAGATAATTATCCGCCTATATCTCAATTAAAAAATGTGGAAAAACTTAATGGAGACTATGATGTTTTTGGCGACGGAACTGTAGTTATTAAATCCATGCCAGGGCACACGCCAGGCCATCAGGCTTTATTCTTAAAATTAGAAAATGCTGGGAATGTCTTATTGACTGGAGATTTGTACCATTTTCAAGAAAATAGAGATAATAAAGGGATTCCAAGCTTTAATTATGATGTTGAAGCCACTTTAAA encodes:
- a CDS encoding N-acyl homoserine lactonase family protein, producing MKKTLLILSLALAFVACKDSKKGVKDGYNDTTEVAEAPKKEGVKLYTLDGGTVQVNKLEVFSQDTTYQGQSKTFADAFYIIEHPNGRMLWDAGLAEGLVGQEPFSTPDGVFKVSRKDSVMSQLKSLNLTPEDFDFIALSHTHFDHTGSASKFADATWLVQASEYDFITSEEQKKGDNYPPISQLKNVEKLNGDYDVFGDGTVVIKSMPGHTPGHQALFLKLENAGNVLLTGDLYHFQENRDNKGIPSFNYDVEATLKSMELFEAFAKENNAAVYIQHSADDFNRLPKYPKYLD